The following proteins are co-located in the uncultured Draconibacterium sp. genome:
- a CDS encoding DUF2061 domain-containing protein translates to MSVLPRRHLAKAITWRIVASLTTFLIGWIVTGDLNFGMAIGAADVLIKIALYYFHERLWYHSNFGVVEDGKHIYKPIFRFRKKKVREAAVPVKSNENKS, encoded by the coding sequence ATGTCTGTACTACCAAGAAGACACCTGGCAAAAGCCATTACCTGGAGAATTGTTGCCTCACTCACTACATTTCTGATTGGATGGATTGTTACCGGTGACCTGAATTTTGGGATGGCCATTGGAGCTGCCGATGTACTCATTAAAATAGCGCTTTACTATTTTCACGAACGACTGTGGTACCACTCCAATTTTGGTGTGGTGGAAGATGGCAAACACATTTATAAACCCATATTCCGTTTTCGAAAGAAAAAAGTTCGGGAAGCAGCTGTCCCCGTAAAAAGCAATGAGAATAAAAGCTGA